CGCCGACGACGTGGACGAAGACGGCGCGATCGACGAGGACGTGCTGGAGGCGGCAAACCGAACCGAGGTCAAGAACATCTCCAGTCATAAGGGGGCCGAGCAGGCGCTGTCGTTCGAGGCCTCGCGCCAGAGGAAACTGATCGAGTCCGGCCGATCGGTCGAACAGGAGACCCGCCACTTCAACGAGACCCACGGCAACACCGTGGCGATGCGCTCGAAGGAAGAGGAGAAAGACTACCGATATTTCCGGGAGGCCGATCTGCCGCCGCTACAGGTCAGCGGCTGGAAAGACGAAATCGAGATCCCCGAACTGCCCGACGCCCGCCGCGAGCGCTTCCGGGGGGAGTACGATCTCAGCGCGGAGGCGGCCTCGAAGCTCACCTCGACGAAGCAGGTCGCGGACTTCTACGAACGGCTCGCGAGCGAGTACGAGGCCGATCTGGTGGCGACGTGGGTCGCGGACAACCTGCTGGGCGAGCTCAACTACCGCGACATGGACGTGACCGACATCGAGGACCGCCTCGAGGAGGTCGCGACGCTGGTCGGACTGGTGGCCGACGGGGAGATCACCGCCAAGAACGCCCGCGAGACGGTCCTCAGGGGAATGCTCGACGACGGCGACGACCCCGAGACGATCGTCGATCGCGAGGGGCTGGGCAAGACCTCCGGAGACGCAGTCCAGGACGCGGTCGAGGAGGCGATCGAGGAGAACCCCGACGCCGTCGAAGACTACCACAGCGGCGAGGACGGCGCGATCAACTTCCTCGTCGGACAGGTCATGCAAAAGACGGGCGGAAGCGCCGATCCCGGCGAGGTCAACGGGCTGTTGCGCGAGCAACTCGAGGGGTAGTCCGCGCGGGCTGACCGCTCATCTCTCGTTGGAGAATCGTCCAGACGTGTGGTCCCCGCCCCGTCTCCGCTCTCACGGAAATGGCTACTTTTATGGGCCGAATCGACAACTTCCGAATGGTGTCTCCAATGGCAACTGTTGAAGTCGATCAAGACCTTTGCGTTGGCGATCAGATCTGTGCATCGATGGAGCCGGAAATCTTCGAGATGCGCGACGACGGCCTCGCGTACGTCGTCGACGGGATGGGAGAACTCGAGGACGAAGCGATGATCGAGGCGGCGAAGGAGGCGGCCGACGCCTGTCCCGTCGACGCGATCACCGTCAGCGAGTGACGTTCACTCGGCGTTCACGCGACCTGAACGCCGTTCACAGTGGGACCTCGCACGCGTATCGCACGCGCGCCTTGTCCCGCTCGAGTCCGGCGATTTTTCGGCGAAAGACTGATTAGCGGATCGTTGCGTAGGGACGCACAATGAGTGTTCGCGTCCGAGACGGTGATCGACGATGGAGTTGATCATCACCGAGAAAGACAACGCCGCACGGCGAATCGCCGACATCCTCAGCGACGGCGGGGCCGACGCCGAGCGGCGCAACGGCGTCAACGTCTACGGGTGGGGCGGCAAGCGCTGCGTCGGGCTGTCGGGACACGTCGTCGGCGTCGACTTCCCCGGGGAGTACAGCGACTGGCGGGACGTCCAGCCCGTCGAGTTGATCGACGCCGAGGTCGTCAAATCGCCCACCCGGGAGAACATCGTCGCGGCGTTGCGGAGCCTGGCCCGCGAGGCCGACGAGGCCGTCATCGCGACCGACTACGACCGCGAGGGCGAGCTGATCGGCAAGGAAGCGTACGAGCTCATCCGCGCGGAGACCGACGTCCCCATCAAGCGGGTCCGGTTCTCCTCGATCACCGAAACCGAGGTCAAGCAGGCGTTCGCCGAGCCCGACGATCTCGATTTCGATCTGGCCGCCGCGGGCGAGGCACGCCAGATCATCGACCTCATCTGGGGAGCGGCGCTGACGCGCTTTCTCTCGCTGTCCGCCCGGCAGCTGGGCGACGATTTCATCTCCGTCGGTCGCGTGCAGTCCCCGACGCTCAAACTGATCGTCGACCGCGAGCGCGAGATCGAGGCGTTCGATCCCGACGACTACTGGGAGATCGCCGCCGAACTGGCGAAAAACGGCACGAGTTTCGAGGCCCAGTACTTCTACGACGACGACGGCAGTGAAGCAGAGCGCATCTGGGAGGAGAGCGAGGCCGAGTCGGCCTTCGAGCGCCTGCACGAACAGGCGACAGCGACAGTCGAGAGCGTCCGTCGCCGTACCCGGACGGACGCCCCGCCCGCGCCGTTCAACACCACCGCGTTCATTCAGGCCGCCGGCTCGCTGGGCTATTCCGCCCAGCGAGCGATGTCGATCGCCGAGGAGCTGTACACCGCCGGGTACGTCACCTACCCGCGGACGGACAACACGGTCTATCCCGACGACCTCGATCCCGAGGACCTGCTCGAATCGTTCACCGAGACCAGCCCCTTCGGCGAGGACGCGGCGGCGTTGCTGGGCAGCGACGACATCGAGCCGACTCGCGGCGACACCGAGTCGACAGACCACCCGCCGATCCACCCGACGGGGGAGTTCCCCGACCGAAACACCCTCTCCGAGGACGAGTGGGAGGTCTACGAACTGATCGTCCGGCGGTTCTTCGCGACGGTCGCCGAGCCAGCCACCTGGGAACACCTGCGCGTGGTCGCCGACGCCGATGGCCTGCGGCTGAAGGCCAACGGCAAGCGTCTGATCGAAGCCGGCTATCACGAGGTCTATCCCTACTCCAGCGCCAGCGAGACCCACGTCCCCGACGTCCAGGAAGGCGAGCAACTGGCGATCGAGGACGTCGATCTGCAGGCCAAACAGACCCAGCCGCCACGACGGTACGGCCAGTCGCGGCTCGTCTCGAAGATGGAGGAGATGGGCATCGGGACCAAGGCGACTCGCCACGGGACGATCGAGAAGCTATACGATCGCGGCTACATCGACGGCGACCCGCCGCGTCCGACGGCGCTGGCGAAGGCGGTCGTCGACGCCGCGGAGGCGTTCGCAGAGCTGATCGTCAGCGAGGAGATGACCGCCCAGCTGGAAGAAGACATGACCGCCATCGCCAACGGCGAGGCCACCCTCGAAGACGTGACCGACGAGTCCCGGGAGATGCTCGAGCGCGTCTTCGAGGAACTGCACGACTCCCGCGAGGCGGTCGGCGAGCACCTTCAGGAATCGTTAAAGGAAGACCGGACGATCGGCTCCTGCCCGGAGTGTGGATCGGACCTGGTGATTCGGAAGTCCCGCCACGGGTCGTACTTCGTCGGCTGTGACGGCTACCCCGAGTGTGAGTACACGCTCCCGCTGCCCTCGAAGGGCGAGCCGCTGGTCATGGACGAGACCTGCGAGGAACACGACACCCATCACGTCAAGATGCTGGCCGGTAGCGACACGTTCGTCCACGGGTGTCCGCGCTGTCAGGCCGAGGCCGCCGACGAGAACGAAGACCGGATCATCGGGGACTGTCCCGAGTGTGGTGACGAGCACGGCGGCGAACTGGCGATCAAGCACCTCCGCTCCGGATCACGGCTCGTCGGCTGTACCCGCTATCCGGAGTGTGAATACTCGCTGCCGTTGCCCCGCCGCGGCGAGATTGAGGTGCTAGACGAGCGCTGTGAGGAACACGACCTCCCGCATCTGCGTATCCTCGATGGCGATGACGACGATGATCCCTGGGAGTTGGGCTGTCCGGTCTGCAACTACGA
This window of the Halapricum desulfuricans genome carries:
- a CDS encoding DNA topoisomerase I, whose translation is MELIITEKDNAARRIADILSDGGADAERRNGVNVYGWGGKRCVGLSGHVVGVDFPGEYSDWRDVQPVELIDAEVVKSPTRENIVAALRSLAREADEAVIATDYDREGELIGKEAYELIRAETDVPIKRVRFSSITETEVKQAFAEPDDLDFDLAAAGEARQIIDLIWGAALTRFLSLSARQLGDDFISVGRVQSPTLKLIVDREREIEAFDPDDYWEIAAELAKNGTSFEAQYFYDDDGSEAERIWEESEAESAFERLHEQATATVESVRRRTRTDAPPAPFNTTAFIQAAGSLGYSAQRAMSIAEELYTAGYVTYPRTDNTVYPDDLDPEDLLESFTETSPFGEDAAALLGSDDIEPTRGDTESTDHPPIHPTGEFPDRNTLSEDEWEVYELIVRRFFATVAEPATWEHLRVVADADGLRLKANGKRLIEAGYHEVYPYSSASETHVPDVQEGEQLAIEDVDLQAKQTQPPRRYGQSRLVSKMEEMGIGTKATRHGTIEKLYDRGYIDGDPPRPTALAKAVVDAAEAFAELIVSEEMTAQLEEDMTAIANGEATLEDVTDESREMLERVFEELHDSREAVGEHLQESLKEDRTIGSCPECGSDLVIRKSRHGSYFVGCDGYPECEYTLPLPSKGEPLVMDETCEEHDTHHVKMLAGSDTFVHGCPRCQAEAADENEDRIIGDCPECGDEHGGELAIKHLRSGSRLVGCTRYPECEYSLPLPRRGEIEVLDERCEEHDLPHLRILDGDDDDDPWELGCPVCNYEAYQARNAVEDLEDLDGVGSKTAEKLSAAGVESPADLAGVEPDAVAEQVRGVSAEQVRDWQADLEA
- a CDS encoding ferredoxin: MATVEVDQDLCVGDQICASMEPEIFEMRDDGLAYVVDGMGELEDEAMIEAAKEAADACPVDAITVSE
- the gatB gene encoding Asp-tRNA(Asn)/Glu-tRNA(Gln) amidotransferase subunit GatB, translating into MTAQAAESRDLAVVIGLEVHVQLETDTKIFCGCSTDPAEEPNTNTCPVCLGLPGALPVLNEGAVEAAVKVGKAIDASIPEETAFHRKNYYYPDLPKNFQITQYDAPICQDGVLEFGHEGQRRSVGIRRAHLEEDPGSIKHVREGTESLEARTCSIDRADYTLIDYNRAGTPLMEIVTEPDFREPAEVRAFLEKLEEVLEYLGVFDPARDGSLRIDANLSVVDADDVDEDGAIDEDVLEAANRTEVKNISSHKGAEQALSFEASRQRKLIESGRSVEQETRHFNETHGNTVAMRSKEEEKDYRYFREADLPPLQVSGWKDEIEIPELPDARRERFRGEYDLSAEAASKLTSTKQVADFYERLASEYEADLVATWVADNLLGELNYRDMDVTDIEDRLEEVATLVGLVADGEITAKNARETVLRGMLDDGDDPETIVDREGLGKTSGDAVQDAVEEAIEENPDAVEDYHSGEDGAINFLVGQVMQKTGGSADPGEVNGLLREQLEG